Proteins from a single region of Rhodospirillales bacterium:
- a CDS encoding PLDc N-terminal domain-containing protein, producing the protein MFDYGGVIGLIILALDIWGIINVVQSGATTGAKILWVLLILILPILGLIIWFFAGPRGGRVPA; encoded by the coding sequence ATGTTTGATTATGGCGGTGTGATCGGCCTTATCATCCTCGCACTCGATATCTGGGGAATCATCAACGTTGTCCAGAGCGGCGCCACGACAGGCGCGAAGATTCTTTGGGTACTGTTGATTTTGATCCTGCCCATTCTCGGGCTCATCATCTGGTTCTTCGCCGGCCCGCGTGGCGGGCGGGTTCCCGCGTAA
- a CDS encoding sigma-70 family RNA polymerase sigma factor — translation MDVSKAPVSCTDESNEFYKQLIECLPHLRAFARVLCRRHDLVDDLVQDAVVRALAAQRQFQPGTNFKAWMFTILRNQNISMFRRQRVQPTSYEDVVYDIPQAASQVDALVMADLDAAVQKLSPLRREALLLIVIHGLSYEDAAVVCGCAVGTIKSRVARARAELQSSVLGEERGDALAFQRRSASRRQARHSSAEYGVHEGAEAGAPATGDGAGTSQRQAETHPDHGYAHPSLRMQADSPARARSHFSQSGRSATDGAILL, via the coding sequence GTGGACGTTTCGAAAGCACCTGTAAGCTGTACAGACGAATCGAACGAATTCTACAAGCAACTGATTGAGTGCCTACCTCACCTTCGGGCTTTTGCCCGGGTCCTGTGCCGCAGGCACGATCTTGTCGATGATCTGGTACAGGATGCGGTCGTTCGGGCCCTCGCCGCACAACGGCAGTTTCAGCCAGGGACAAACTTCAAGGCCTGGATGTTCACCATCCTGCGCAATCAGAACATCAGCATGTTCCGCCGTCAGCGCGTGCAACCGACGTCCTATGAGGATGTGGTCTATGACATCCCGCAGGCCGCCTCCCAGGTCGATGCCCTGGTGATGGCGGACCTCGATGCTGCCGTCCAGAAGCTTTCTCCATTACGGCGCGAAGCGTTGCTGCTGATCGTCATTCACGGGCTGTCCTATGAGGACGCGGCAGTGGTCTGCGGTTGTGCGGTCGGCACGATCAAGAGTCGCGTCGCTCGTGCGCGGGCCGAATTGCAGTCGTCGGTTTTGGGCGAAGAGAGAGGCGATGCTCTCGCCTTCCAGCGTCGCAGTGCATCGCGCCGGCAGGCGCGCCATTCGTCGGCCGAGTACGGAGTACATGAGGGCGCGGAAGCCGGCGCCCCTGCAACCGGTGATGGGGCCGGGACCAGCCAGAGGCAGGCAGAAACGCACCCGGACCACGGCTACGCGCACCCTTCGTTGCGAATGCAGGCTGACAGCCCGGCGCGAGCCCGTTCGCACTTCTCGCAAAGCGGACGTTCAGCGACGGATGGCGCGATTCTGCTCTGA
- a CDS encoding Crp/Fnr family transcriptional regulator: MLESKALSEPGRLAVGVAEARPADQSLLADIDLFKTVGRGALTTIEQACRYRRFSADEHIIDRDALSSDVYFIVRGHARVVNYSVSGREITFADLKQGDYFGELSAIDECPRAAGVVAVKETLVFSLPRRVFLGVLADHPEVAMKVMTKLVRIVRRADERIMDLSTLGAHNRVQAELLRQAQVHTTLRNAALIEPIPVHSDIASRVSTTRETVARVLNDLARKGIVERSRNALLIRNMRLLQSMVQEVRG; encoded by the coding sequence ATGCTCGAAAGCAAAGCCTTGAGTGAGCCCGGCCGCCTCGCGGTGGGCGTCGCCGAAGCCAGGCCGGCCGATCAGAGCCTCCTCGCTGACATCGATCTGTTCAAGACGGTCGGGCGTGGCGCCCTGACGACGATCGAGCAGGCCTGCCGTTACCGGCGTTTTTCCGCCGATGAACACATCATCGATCGCGACGCCCTGTCGTCGGATGTTTATTTCATCGTCCGCGGCCACGCGCGGGTGGTGAATTACTCGGTGTCCGGTCGCGAAATCACCTTTGCCGACCTCAAGCAGGGCGATTATTTCGGCGAGCTTTCAGCGATCGACGAATGTCCACGCGCGGCCGGGGTGGTCGCGGTCAAGGAAACGCTCGTCTTCTCCTTGCCGCGCCGTGTCTTCCTCGGCGTTCTCGCCGACCACCCCGAGGTGGCGATGAAGGTGATGACCAAACTCGTTCGCATCGTGCGCCGCGCCGACGAGCGGATCATGGATTTGTCGACCCTCGGCGCCCACAATCGGGTGCAGGCGGAACTGCTACGCCAGGCCCAGGTTCATACGACGCTGCGCAACGCCGCGTTGATCGAGCCCATTCCGGTGCACAGCGATATCGCCAGCCGCGTCTCGACGACGAGAGAGACCGTCGCGCGGGTTCTCAACGATCTCGCCCGCAAAGGCATCGTCGAGCGCTCGCGCAACGCACTGCTCATCCGCAATATGCGGCTGCTGCAATCGATGGTGCAGGAGGTTCGCGGCTAG
- a CDS encoding SBBP repeat-containing protein, with protein MGARSRCSAGACALIIAAGTALAAPSAMADDPLWITQFGSRRQDTASGVATDPAGNVYVVGGTDGVLAGAKHGKVGDTDAFLVKFDADGHWLWKHQPGSSEYDIATAVATDADGNVFVAGNTYGALGGAYNKGYGDPWVIKFDADGHWLWKRQPGSSGSDGTSGVATDAAGNVYVVGFTLGALGGAKHGGVGDADAWVVKFDANGHQLWKRQPGTTTPDGAGGVATDAAGNVYVVGSTRGALGGSNKGGSDIFVLKFDADGHWLWKRQPGKARWDEGRAVAIDTAGNVYVVGSAYNADGGAGGYDVEVIKFDGDGRVIWKRLAGTSADDTPTSVDTDDFGNVYVLGDTSRPFLVRLDADGYWVWQPLSLNQTGRVSDVATDAAGNVYVTGYTSGTLGAANIGLYDAFLMKFAPGGAP; from the coding sequence ATGGGTGCAAGATCGAGGTGTTCTGCCGGCGCGTGCGCGCTGATCATCGCGGCGGGCACCGCGCTCGCCGCACCTTCGGCGATGGCCGACGATCCGCTGTGGATCACGCAGTTCGGGAGCCGTCGGCAAGACACAGCTTCAGGCGTCGCCACCGACCCGGCCGGCAACGTTTACGTGGTCGGTGGGACGGACGGCGTGCTTGCCGGTGCCAAGCACGGAAAGGTCGGCGATACGGACGCCTTCCTGGTGAAATTCGATGCCGATGGGCATTGGCTGTGGAAGCATCAGCCGGGATCAAGCGAGTATGACATCGCCACCGCCGTTGCCACCGATGCCGACGGTAATGTCTTCGTCGCAGGCAACACGTACGGCGCCCTTGGTGGCGCTTATAATAAGGGCTACGGGGACCCCTGGGTGATAAAGTTCGATGCCGATGGGCATTGGCTGTGGAAGCGCCAGCCGGGATCAAGCGGATCAGATGGCACGAGTGGCGTTGCCACCGACGCCGCCGGCAACGTCTATGTCGTAGGCTTTACGCTCGGCGCGCTCGGCGGTGCCAAGCACGGAGGGGTCGGCGATGCGGACGCCTGGGTGGTAAAATTCGATGCCAATGGGCACCAGCTGTGGAAGCGCCAGCCGGGAACCACCACGCCCGACGGCGCGGGCGGCGTTGCCACCGACGCGGCCGGGAATGTCTACGTCGTCGGCTCGACGCGAGGTGCGCTCGGCGGGTCCAACAAGGGCGGGTCCGACATCTTTGTGTTGAAGTTCGATGCCGACGGGCACTGGCTGTGGAAGCGCCAGCCTGGGAAAGCCAGGTGGGATGAAGGAAGGGCCGTCGCCATCGATACGGCCGGCAACGTCTACGTCGTCGGTTCCGCATACAACGCCGACGGCGGTGCGGGGGGGTACGACGTCGAGGTCATCAAATTCGATGGCGATGGCAGGGTGATCTGGAAGAGGCTGGCGGGAACGAGCGCCGACGATACCCCGACGAGCGTCGACACTGACGACTTCGGCAACGTCTACGTTCTTGGCGACACTTCACGTCCCTTCCTGGTGAGGCTTGATGCCGATGGGTATTGGGTTTGGCAGCCCCTGAGTTTAAACCAGACAGGTCGCGTCTCCGATGTTGCCACCGACGCCGCCGGCAACGTCTACGTCACAGGCTACACGTCTGGCACCCTCGGCGCCGCCAACATTGGGCTTTACGATGCCTTCCTGATGAAGTTTGCGCCGGGCGGCGCGCCGTGA
- a CDS encoding SBBP repeat-containing protein has protein sequence MALALLESSQWGGTLPNFAPRISCGHRRPAQAPLAHTSRVRRDRSRSNLIGREQFMQWNGVLHAACGVLVMAASLALAAPKAMADDASWFHQLGRPDSNADGGIATDPDGNVYVAGSTSGALGGVAKGHTDAWLMKLDTGGRILWKRQPGTEAADWGEAVATDRFGNVFVVGETFGPLGGTYKGDTDVWIIKFDADGRMLWKRQPGTNGRESPRGVATDADGNVIVVGTTNSPFGGEKKGEANDHDAFVIKFDSDGRCLWKRQPGSDLYDEATGVTTDAAGNVYVVGFTEGALNGQKKDNHFYVSPFVIKFDTNGQFRWTREPSMYAYEMSGVVADGDGNVYIAGRFPTLGAGRGFDALKFNEDGQLVKKFKFDILNGISVLGMAIDADGILSFASLLYKPDNASDVLVFNTDADGTVLAHSVRTAPGYQSPSRIAADSSGNVFVSGQSRLIVDSDSHYQYDSFIAKFPLASGVIAGSGSLRGEHDSIARAR, from the coding sequence ATGGCACTGGCGCTGCTGGAGTCGTCACAGTGGGGGGGAACTTTGCCGAACTTCGCGCCGAGAATCTCATGCGGCCATCGCCGCCCGGCGCAGGCACCCCTCGCCCACACCTCACGCGTGCGGCGGGATCGATCTCGTTCAAACCTGATCGGAAGGGAGCAGTTCATGCAGTGGAATGGAGTCTTGCACGCCGCATGCGGCGTGCTGGTCATGGCGGCTAGCCTCGCGCTCGCCGCTCCGAAGGCGATGGCCGATGACGCATCTTGGTTCCACCAGCTTGGAAGGCCTGATTCTAACGCGGACGGTGGCATCGCCACCGACCCGGACGGGAACGTCTACGTCGCTGGCTCAACCAGCGGCGCGCTGGGGGGTGTCGCCAAGGGTCACACTGACGCATGGTTGATGAAGCTTGATACCGGCGGACGAATACTTTGGAAGCGTCAGCCCGGAACGGAGGCAGCCGACTGGGGCGAAGCCGTTGCCACGGATCGGTTCGGCAATGTCTTTGTCGTGGGCGAAACATTTGGTCCGCTTGGCGGAACTTATAAGGGCGATACCGACGTCTGGATCATCAAGTTCGATGCCGACGGACGGATGCTTTGGAAGCGTCAGCCCGGCACGAATGGGCGGGAAAGTCCGAGGGGGGTCGCCACCGACGCTGACGGAAATGTCATCGTCGTGGGTACGACGAACAGTCCGTTCGGTGGCGAGAAGAAAGGCGAAGCGAACGATCATGACGCGTTTGTAATCAAGTTTGACTCGGACGGACGTTGTCTTTGGAAGCGCCAGCCCGGAAGCGACCTATATGACGAGGCCACAGGTGTAACGACTGACGCCGCAGGTAACGTTTACGTCGTCGGATTTACGGAAGGCGCGCTAAACGGGCAAAAGAAAGATAACCACTTCTATGTAAGTCCATTTGTGATCAAGTTTGATACGAATGGACAATTTCGTTGGACGCGCGAACCCAGCATGTATGCTTACGAAATGTCGGGCGTTGTCGCCGATGGCGATGGAAATGTTTACATTGCAGGGCGTTTTCCAACCCTTGGCGCGGGAAGGGGATTCGATGCGCTGAAGTTCAATGAAGATGGTCAACTCGTAAAGAAGTTCAAGTTCGATATCTTAAACGGAATTTCGGTCCTTGGCATGGCAATCGACGCAGACGGCATTCTTTCCTTTGCGAGCTTATTATATAAACCGGACAACGCTTCCGATGTGCTCGTCTTCAATACGGACGCGGACGGTACCGTGCTGGCGCATAGTGTCCGCACGGCACCGGGATATCAGTCACCGTCGCGTATCGCCGCCGATTCTTCGGGAAACGTTTTTGTCTCCGGTCAAAGCCGCCTCATCGTTGATTCCGACTCCCACTATCAATACGATTCGTTCATTGCTAAGTTTCCGCTGGCTAGCGGCGTGATCGCGGGCAGCGGGTCTTTGCGCGGTGAGCACGACTCAATCGCGCGTGCGCGTTGA
- a CDS encoding PDZ domain-containing protein — protein sequence MQVRRLGLSVLFAAALSALIAGCRSRVDAPVPMASFEHSAFVTGEAEDVFKVGYGAIAQRFLAPISVEDVAVAGLRGLSDIDPRIAVGLVGDSVEVSLDGHPLGSFGTAKARDVGGWARLTVRIWHLAREHSSLIAAATQEDGYKAIFDRVVGALDANSRYATASAARRNRLRRDGYTGIGATIRIDHDEPVIVEINGRGPAERVGLRVGDVVTRIDGVPLAGLSEQEISERLQENIAGWVKITVRRPGRGLLNFVVKRSYLIAETVHERYEDGILVLVIDHFNQGTAESLQAPLKLLATGPKNRLRGIILDLRDNPGGLLQQAVRSADLFLSGGEILSTQGRHPDSDQLYMATGTDIAHGLPVILLVDGETASAAELLAAVLQDRGRAVVVGSTTYGKGTVQTVIPLPNGGELSFTWSQAVPPSGEILTGHGVTPAVCSAGLFVADPDAMDLLLARAAGGEARGEIRECPAERREGEVDVDLARKLIEQPGLYALFLRRPAPLLPILRPPFP from the coding sequence ATGCAAGTGCGCCGTTTGGGCTTGTCCGTTCTCTTCGCCGCCGCCTTGAGCGCGTTGATCGCGGGATGCAGAAGCCGCGTCGACGCGCCGGTGCCGATGGCGTCTTTTGAGCATTCCGCGTTCGTCACCGGTGAGGCCGAAGATGTCTTCAAGGTCGGTTATGGCGCGATTGCGCAGCGCTTCTTGGCGCCGATAAGCGTCGAAGACGTGGCGGTCGCGGGCCTGCGCGGGCTGTCGGACATTGATCCCCGTATCGCCGTCGGGCTCGTTGGCGATTCGGTCGAAGTCAGTCTCGACGGCCATCCGCTCGGCTCCTTCGGAACCGCCAAGGCCCGCGACGTCGGTGGCTGGGCAAGACTGACCGTCCGCATCTGGCACCTCGCTCGCGAGCACTCATCGCTGATCGCCGCCGCCACGCAGGAAGACGGCTACAAGGCGATCTTCGATCGCGTGGTCGGCGCCCTCGACGCCAATTCGCGCTACGCTACGGCAAGCGCGGCGCGGCGCAATCGTCTGCGGCGTGACGGCTACACCGGCATCGGCGCCACCATCCGCATCGATCATGACGAGCCGGTGATCGTCGAGATCAACGGCCGTGGACCGGCCGAGCGCGTGGGCCTGCGGGTCGGGGACGTGGTCACGCGAATCGACGGCGTGCCTTTGGCCGGGCTCAGCGAGCAGGAAATCAGTGAGCGCCTCCAGGAAAATATCGCCGGCTGGGTGAAGATCACCGTGCGCCGGCCCGGGCGGGGACTGTTGAACTTCGTCGTCAAGCGCAGTTACCTGATCGCCGAGACAGTGCACGAGCGCTACGAGGACGGTATCCTGGTGCTTGTCATCGATCATTTTAACCAAGGAACGGCCGAATCGCTGCAGGCGCCACTGAAATTGCTGGCGACGGGGCCAAAGAACCGCCTGCGCGGTATCATCCTTGATCTGCGCGACAATCCCGGGGGCCTGCTGCAGCAGGCCGTGCGCAGCGCCGATCTCTTCCTCAGCGGCGGCGAGATTCTCTCGACCCAGGGGCGACATCCGGATAGCGACCAGCTCTATATGGCGACCGGCACCGACATCGCGCATGGCCTGCCGGTGATTCTCCTGGTCGACGGCGAAACCGCATCGGCGGCCGAACTGCTGGCGGCGGTGCTTCAGGACCGGGGCCGCGCCGTCGTCGTCGGCAGTACGACGTATGGCAAGGGCACCGTGCAGACGGTGATTCCGCTGCCCAACGGCGGCGAACTCAGCTTTACTTGGTCGCAGGCGGTGCCGCCATCCGGGGAGATTCTCACCGGTCACGGCGTAACGCCCGCGGTGTGCAGCGCCGGGCTCTTCGTCGCCGATCCCGATGCCATGGACCTGCTTCTCGCCCGCGCCGCCGGCGGCGAGGCGAGGGGGGAGATCCGCGAGTGTCCGGCCGAGCGCCGCGAGGGCGAGGTTGATGTCGATCTCGCCCGCAAGCTGATCGAGCAGCCCGGTCTTTATGCTCTGTTTCTTCGCCGCCCGGCGCCGCTGCTGCCGATCTTGCGACCGCCCTTCCCTTGA
- a CDS encoding SBBP repeat-containing protein, protein MTKGRYVRSGCGALIIAAGMALAAPAMADDALWIRQFGKSATEYAYGVATDADGNAIVVGTTTGGASAGSPKGLSDAFVIKFGPDHEVLWKRQPGSVSFDGARDVAADANGNVFVVGYTRGQLAGSRKGNNDVFILKYDADGKLLWKRQPGSRGSDIARRVATDAAGNAVVVGETSGALGGALKGRIDAFVIKYDADGRVLWKRQPGTVGQDYAEGVATDRAGNVYVIGSTTGALGGTNKGNFDAFVVKLDAEGRFLWKRQPGRRNGDLGVGIATDAAGNVYAVGTAQYPLYGGLGASDVVVIKFDGDGTVLWKRLLGTSYIDSASGIAVDAAGNVYVVGSTNSLPSGLGTGPYRGFFARLDADGKGTLRFLEASEKGDYPEGIAVDPAGNVYVAGWTLGKIGEFSRRPPDGYLAKYPHIVP, encoded by the coding sequence ATGACCAAAGGCAGATACGTGCGCTCCGGATGCGGTGCGCTGATCATCGCGGCGGGCATGGCGCTCGCCGCGCCGGCGATGGCTGACGATGCGCTGTGGATCAGGCAGTTCGGCAAGTCTGCCACTGAATATGCTTACGGCGTTGCCACTGATGCCGATGGCAATGCGATCGTTGTCGGCACGACGACCGGAGGCGCCTCGGCCGGTTCGCCGAAGGGACTCAGCGACGCGTTCGTTATCAAGTTCGGTCCGGATCACGAGGTGTTATGGAAGCGGCAGCCCGGAAGTGTGTCTTTCGACGGCGCCAGGGATGTCGCAGCCGACGCAAACGGCAACGTTTTCGTGGTTGGATACACCCGCGGTCAGCTCGCCGGTTCCCGAAAGGGCAATAACGACGTCTTTATCCTTAAATACGATGCCGACGGCAAGCTGCTGTGGAAGCGCCAGCCGGGATCGCGGGGGAGCGATATCGCTCGTCGGGTGGCGACCGACGCCGCCGGCAATGCCGTTGTCGTGGGCGAAACGAGCGGCGCGCTGGGCGGCGCCCTGAAGGGGCGCATCGACGCCTTCGTGATCAAGTACGACGCCGATGGTCGGGTTCTCTGGAAGCGTCAGCCCGGAACGGTTGGGCAGGACTATGCGGAGGGCGTCGCCACTGACCGCGCAGGCAATGTGTATGTGATCGGCTCAACCACTGGCGCGCTGGGCGGCACGAATAAGGGCAACTTTGACGCCTTTGTCGTCAAGCTCGATGCCGAAGGGCGCTTTCTCTGGAAGCGCCAGCCGGGACGGCGGAACGGCGACCTGGGAGTCGGGATCGCGACCGACGCCGCCGGGAATGTTTATGCCGTCGGTACAGCGCAATACCCGTTATACGGCGGCTTGGGTGCTTCCGACGTTGTGGTCATCAAGTTCGATGGTGATGGAACGGTGCTGTGGAAGCGCCTGCTGGGAACGAGCTATATCGATTCTGCTAGTGGTATCGCTGTCGACGCTGCGGGCAACGTCTATGTCGTCGGATCTACCAACAGCCTTCCGTCCGGATTGGGGACCGGTCCCTATCGTGGTTTTTTTGCCAGGCTTGATGCCGACGGGAAGGGGACACTGCGGTTCCTCGAGGCGTCTGAAAAAGGTGATTACCCGGAAGGCATTGCCGTTGATCCTGCCGGCAACGTTTACGTTGCGGGATGGACCTTGGGCAAGATTGGCGAATTCAGCCGCCGGCCACCCGATGGTTACCTCGCCAAGTACCCACACATCGTTCCCTAA
- the rpmG gene encoding 50S ribosomal protein L33, with amino-acid sequence MAKPNTILIKLVSSAGTGFYYVTKKNPRTSTEKLEFRKYDPVVRKHVPFREAKIK; translated from the coding sequence ATGGCGAAGCCGAATACAATCCTAATCAAGCTGGTGAGCTCCGCCGGCACCGGGTTCTACTACGTCACCAAGAAGAATCCCCGTACGTCGACCGAGAAGCTCGAGTTCCGCAAATATGACCCGGTCGTGCGCAAACACGTGCCCTTCCGCGAGGCCAAGATTAAATAG
- the purU gene encoding formyltetrahydrofolate deformylase, whose amino-acid sequence MPSPPVSLGSTAGQRRACSSAGFTRCGGTARAASRAPRTRAAAARCAARESQTSPKAHRHPRRQGGDDDIVSDSQQRYILTISCPDRTGIVAAVAGFLADHDAFITESSHFGDARTQRFFMRTVFRIGAATPGLDQFAQRFSRVAERFNMVWGLHDAQRRERVLILVSKLDHCLNDLLYRYRTGDLRVDIPAIVSNHPELEPLAEWHGIPFHHLPITPTTKPQQEAAILALVHDLEIDLVVLARYMQVLTPATCDRLRGRCINIHHSFLPGFKGPRPYHQAHDLGVKLIGATAHYVVADLDAGPIIEQAVERVDHSFGPEEMSRVGRDIENVVLARAVHWHVEHRVLLNNGRTIVFR is encoded by the coding sequence ATGCCATCGCCGCCGGTTTCGCTCGGATCGACCGCTGGCCAACGAAGAGCATGTTCTTCGGCGGGGTTCACGCGGTGCGGCGGAACAGCGCGGGCAGCGTCGAGGGCACCGCGGACGCGCGCCGCGGCGGCGCGGTGCGCAGCGCGTGAATCACAGACATCCCCGAAGGCCCACAGACATCCTCGAAGGCAGGGAGGCGACGACGATATCGTGAGTGATTCGCAGCAGCGTTACATCCTGACCATTTCCTGCCCGGACCGGACTGGAATCGTCGCCGCCGTCGCCGGCTTTCTCGCCGATCATGACGCCTTCATCACCGAATCCTCGCACTTCGGCGATGCGCGCACCCAACGCTTTTTCATGCGCACGGTATTTCGCATCGGCGCGGCCACACCGGGGCTCGATCAGTTCGCCCAGCGCTTCTCCCGTGTCGCGGAACGCTTCAACATGGTCTGGGGCCTGCACGACGCGCAGCGCCGCGAGCGGGTGCTGATCCTCGTCTCCAAGCTCGATCACTGCCTGAACGATCTGCTCTACCGGTATCGCACCGGCGACCTGCGGGTCGATATTCCGGCGATCGTCTCCAACCACCCCGAACTCGAGCCGCTGGCCGAGTGGCACGGCATTCCCTTCCATCACCTGCCGATCACACCCACGACCAAACCACAGCAGGAAGCGGCGATCCTCGCACTCGTCCACGACCTCGAGATCGACCTCGTCGTCCTCGCCCGCTACATGCAGGTGCTCACGCCCGCCACCTGCGACCGTTTGCGCGGTCGCTGCATCAACATTCATCATTCCTTCCTGCCGGGATTCAAGGGGCCCCGCCCCTACCATCAGGCGCACGATCTCGGGGTCAAGCTGATCGGGGCCACGGCGCACTACGTCGTCGCCGATCTCGATGCCGGCCCGATCATCGAGCAGGCGGTCGAACGCGTCGACCACAGTTTCGGCCCGGAAGAGATGTCCCGGGTTGGTCGCGATATCGAAAACGTCGTGCTCGCGCGGGCCGTGCACTGGCATGTCGAGCATCGCGTGCTGCTCAACAACGGGCGAACGATCGTTTTTCGCTGA
- a CDS encoding SBBP repeat-containing protein: protein MKTGSEGARAVTSALLIAAGMALAAPAWADDPLWVQQFGTLRDDQAEAVATDRFGHVYVAGATEGDLSGANQGEIDAFVAKFDAEGRPEWQRQRGAEGTDIARAIATDASGNVYAAGSSSLNGGKSAWLVKYGADGDEVWAQQMSTWHSVVEARGVAVDRNGDIYVAGETQGALGGTKKGGILDAWVIKFDAAGHRLWSHQPGTSGDDAAAGIATDADGNVYVVGSTSGALGGPNKGDYDAWVVKFDADGHWLWKRQPGTTGRDFASSVAVDASGNVYVFGGTEGALGGAKRGGQSDFDTWLAKFDAGGRWQWKRQFGTPNFDTPSGVAVDADGTVAIVGYSHQRNGNDQAWLARFSTDGLRLSKSVPAIGEIDWATGMAVDAGGSAYVAGLTWSISNPGGQDAFVTRYAPATQ, encoded by the coding sequence ATGAAAACCGGCAGTGAAGGTGCGCGCGCCGTCACCAGCGCGCTGTTGATCGCGGCGGGCATGGCGCTCGCCGCGCCGGCGTGGGCCGACGATCCGCTGTGGGTCCAGCAGTTCGGAACGCTACGGGACGATCAGGCGGAGGCCGTCGCCACCGATCGCTTCGGCCATGTCTACGTTGCCGGCGCGACCGAAGGCGACCTTTCCGGGGCGAACCAAGGAGAGATCGATGCCTTCGTTGCCAAATTCGACGCCGAAGGGCGGCCCGAGTGGCAGCGCCAACGCGGAGCGGAAGGAACTGATATCGCCCGCGCGATCGCAACGGACGCGAGCGGCAACGTCTATGCTGCCGGCTCGAGCAGCCTGAACGGCGGCAAGTCCGCTTGGCTGGTCAAGTACGGTGCCGACGGCGACGAAGTGTGGGCTCAGCAGATGTCGACCTGGCACAGCGTCGTCGAGGCGCGCGGAGTTGCCGTTGATCGCAACGGCGACATCTATGTCGCGGGCGAAACCCAGGGTGCCCTCGGCGGGACGAAGAAGGGCGGAATCCTGGACGCCTGGGTGATCAAGTTCGATGCCGCCGGGCATCGGTTGTGGTCGCACCAGCCGGGAACGAGCGGCGACGACGCCGCGGCGGGGATCGCCACCGACGCGGACGGCAACGTCTACGTCGTGGGCTCGACCTCTGGTGCACTGGGCGGTCCCAACAAGGGGGATTACGACGCCTGGGTCGTCAAATTCGATGCCGACGGGCATTGGCTCTGGAAACGCCAGCCCGGCACGACGGGACGGGACTTTGCCAGCAGCGTTGCCGTCGACGCGTCCGGCAATGTCTACGTCTTTGGCGGAACTGAAGGCGCACTCGGCGGTGCCAAAAGGGGGGGCCAATCGGATTTCGACACCTGGCTCGCGAAGTTCGACGCGGGTGGGCGTTGGCAATGGAAGCGTCAGTTCGGTACGCCGAACTTCGACACGCCGAGCGGCGTGGCCGTGGACGCCGACGGCACCGTCGCTATCGTCGGCTACTCGCACCAGCGCAACGGCAATGACCAGGCCTGGCTGGCGAGGTTCAGCACCGACGGCCTCCGGCTGAGCAAGAGCGTGCCGGCGATCGGTGAAATCGACTGGGCGACGGGCATGGCGGTGGACGCCGGCGGCTCCGCCTATGTCGCAGGCCTGACGTGGAGCATCAGCAATCCCGGAGGGCAGGACGCCTTCGTTACGAGGTACGCGCCGGCCACGCAGTAA